The following coding sequences are from one Methanosarcina sp. WWM596 window:
- a CDS encoding sodium:alanine symporter family protein, whose amino-acid sequence MNLLGMNVLDVFSKIDSFVWGPPLLILLVGTGFFLTWCLGLIQIFRLPLALKYVLNSRKYEAGVLGDVSSFAALSTALSATIGTGNIVGVATAIKIGGPGALFWMFLAAFFGMATMYSEALLAVKYRTVDANGQMSGGPMYYIKNGLSHKKYSKILAPLFAIFGVNVALFGIGTFPQVNAIVDSVRIAFNIPEILTAAVLSLLVAFVTLGGIRRIAAVAQFMVPFMAVAYVLGCLVIIGLNLDKIPATFSLILSSAFTDTAAKGGFLGAGMMLAIRMGIARGIFSNEAGLGSTPIAAAAARVKEPAKQGLISMTGTFFDTIVVCFMTGTVLIMTDSWTGDLAGAYMTSYAFSTVLSDLGSYIVTVGLIFFAFTTIIGWNYYGERCTEFLFGVRGILPYKVLYIFIVASGAFLTLDVIWILADIVNGLMAIPNLIALLALRKVVVAETRKYFENWGVED is encoded by the coding sequence ATGAACTTGCTGGGTATGAATGTACTTGATGTTTTTTCAAAGATAGATAGCTTTGTCTGGGGGCCTCCACTTTTAATTTTGCTTGTGGGGACAGGTTTTTTCCTGACATGGTGCCTGGGGCTGATCCAGATCTTCAGGCTGCCTCTAGCTCTCAAATATGTCCTGAATTCAAGAAAATATGAAGCCGGAGTTCTGGGGGACGTCTCAAGCTTTGCTGCGCTCAGTACGGCGCTTTCGGCAACGATCGGGACCGGAAACATCGTGGGGGTGGCAACTGCAATCAAGATAGGGGGGCCCGGAGCTCTTTTCTGGATGTTCCTTGCCGCTTTTTTCGGGATGGCTACCATGTATTCCGAAGCCCTGCTGGCAGTCAAATACAGGACAGTTGACGCAAACGGGCAGATGTCCGGGGGTCCCATGTACTACATTAAAAACGGACTGAGCCATAAAAAGTATAGTAAAATTCTTGCCCCTCTTTTTGCTATCTTCGGGGTAAATGTGGCACTTTTCGGGATAGGGACTTTTCCCCAGGTAAACGCAATTGTGGACTCGGTTCGGATTGCTTTTAATATCCCTGAAATCCTGACTGCAGCCGTGCTGAGCCTGCTTGTGGCTTTTGTGACACTTGGCGGGATCAGGAGGATTGCGGCTGTCGCCCAGTTCATGGTGCCTTTTATGGCAGTGGCTTATGTGCTGGGTTGCCTTGTGATTATCGGGCTGAACCTTGACAAAATTCCCGCAACATTTTCTCTGATTCTCAGTTCTGCATTTACCGATACCGCAGCAAAAGGTGGCTTTCTTGGAGCCGGGATGATGCTTGCAATCCGGATGGGAATTGCCCGGGGGATCTTTTCAAACGAAGCGGGACTCGGAAGTACACCCATAGCAGCCGCAGCCGCAAGGGTCAAAGAGCCGGCAAAACAGGGCTTGATCTCCATGACAGGGACCTTTTTCGATACAATCGTAGTTTGCTTCATGACCGGAACTGTGCTGATCATGACGGATTCCTGGACAGGGGACCTTGCCGGAGCCTACATGACCAGCTACGCTTTTTCCACCGTGCTCTCAGACCTCGGGAGCTACATCGTGACCGTGGGCCTGATCTTCTTTGCCTTTACAACCATCATAGGCTGGAACTATTACGGGGAACGCTGCACGGAATTCCTCTTCGGGGTCAGGGGAATTCTTCCATATAAGGTCCTTTACATTTTCATTGTTGCCTCCGGAGCCTTCCTGACCCTTGACGTTATCTGGATTCTGGCAGATATAGTAAACGGGCTGATGGCTATCCCGAACCTGATAGCCCTCCTTGCGTTGAGAAAGGTTGTTGTAGCTGAGACCAGAAAATATTTTGAGAATTGGGGGGTCGAAGACTAA
- a CDS encoding ACT domain-containing protein yields MKQNKLTLSILEGRFGVCKLETGSEIPAWVCGSSFYSITRTLEELSVVCQESSIPSNIPAGTQVERGWNCLKVEGPLDFELTGILAEISRTLADKGISIFAVSTYDTDYILVREKDLEYAVRALLKEGYEIQKP; encoded by the coding sequence ATGAAGCAAAATAAACTCACTTTAAGTATCCTTGAAGGAAGGTTTGGAGTCTGCAAACTGGAAACAGGCTCTGAAATTCCTGCATGGGTGTGTGGGAGCAGTTTCTATTCGATTACGCGAACTCTTGAAGAACTTTCCGTCGTCTGCCAGGAAAGCAGTATTCCTTCAAATATTCCTGCAGGTACCCAGGTTGAAAGGGGCTGGAATTGCCTGAAAGTTGAAGGACCTCTGGATTTCGAGCTGACAGGAATCCTTGCAGAAATCAGCAGGACTCTGGCTGATAAAGGCATCAGCATATTTGCCGTTTCAACGTATGATACTGATTATATCCTAGTAAGGGAAAAAGACCTGGAATATGCAGTAAGAGCCCTTTTAAAGGAAGGCTACGAAATTCAAAAACCTTGA
- a CDS encoding winged helix-turn-helix domain-containing protein: MVEYMNLKIGEAAGVLYHRLEEGECSLNQIKTHLGANGFDSQIALMAIGWLSREDKIRVNRESKRWSVQLNK; this comes from the coding sequence ATGGTTGAGTATATGAATCTAAAGATCGGGGAAGCTGCAGGAGTGCTATACCACAGGCTGGAAGAAGGGGAATGTAGCCTGAACCAGATAAAAACTCATCTGGGCGCGAATGGCTTTGATTCCCAGATTGCTTTGATGGCTATTGGCTGGCTTTCCAGGGAAGACAAGATTAGAGTCAACAGGGAATCTAAGCGGTGGTCTGTCCAGTTGAATAAATAA
- a CDS encoding COG1361 S-layer family protein: protein MKSTHQELKIRAVKKKCIKTDTSPTAAFCFLAAILMITTLLTPTASAVVVSGNTHLEVYVSEITPNPARPGEDLLIKINIENTGNDPAENVIIGIEELDPFIFTYSTSEVYGSGTNTERVFQIEQIRQRAKVELNFHFRVDERATSGVRQLEFTIVDGDGVSFSKRIPIRVEGNPDIVLTGTVITPTNKENSSVDALVPGQAFYLRTTVKNAGNGNAKNVRVILDLNSSSPLIPLEDNVRFFEGLKAGSSKNLSFKLLLGSNAEVQPYKIPLRITASNEAEDFQINKAQEIGVNVLNQANINIASLKFDPQMPVKGQQVSMILRLENVGEGEARFVKANLEGLEGSGSTEAFLGRLKKDDDAPAVFIFIPDKAGYQEVTLLVEYEDDFGEHQLSEDLTFNVDRQKGSIIPIILGAVLILAATVFYMKKKGKL, encoded by the coding sequence ATGAAGTCCACCCATCAAGAACTAAAAATCCGGGCTGTGAAGAAGAAATGTATAAAAACAGATACATCTCCTACAGCTGCCTTCTGTTTTCTTGCAGCTATACTGATGATAACCACCCTCCTGACTCCTACAGCTTCTGCGGTTGTGGTCTCCGGAAACACCCATCTTGAGGTGTATGTTTCGGAAATAACCCCCAACCCTGCCAGGCCCGGAGAAGATCTGCTCATAAAAATCAACATAGAAAATACCGGAAACGACCCTGCTGAAAATGTGATAATAGGAATTGAGGAACTAGATCCCTTTATTTTCACTTACAGCACCTCAGAGGTCTACGGTTCCGGGACGAACACCGAGCGCGTCTTTCAAATTGAACAGATAAGGCAGCGCGCAAAAGTAGAGCTTAACTTCCACTTCAGGGTGGACGAAAGGGCGACTTCGGGAGTCCGCCAGCTTGAGTTTACCATAGTAGACGGGGACGGGGTGAGCTTTTCGAAAAGGATTCCGATAAGAGTGGAAGGAAACCCTGACATTGTGCTCACGGGGACTGTAATCACTCCGACAAACAAAGAGAACTCTTCGGTTGATGCCCTGGTCCCGGGACAGGCCTTTTACCTCCGGACTACGGTTAAGAATGCAGGGAACGGAAATGCAAAAAATGTCAGGGTTATCTTGGACTTAAACAGTTCTTCTCCCCTTATCCCCCTCGAAGACAATGTCCGTTTCTTTGAGGGCCTTAAAGCCGGAAGCTCTAAGAACCTGTCGTTTAAACTCCTTTTAGGCAGTAACGCAGAGGTGCAGCCCTACAAGATCCCCCTAAGGATCACAGCTTCAAACGAAGCCGAGGATTTCCAGATCAACAAGGCCCAGGAAATAGGGGTCAATGTGCTGAACCAGGCGAATATTAACATTGCAAGCCTGAAATTCGATCCCCAGATGCCTGTTAAAGGGCAGCAGGTCTCCATGATCCTGCGGCTTGAAAATGTAGGGGAAGGAGAAGCCCGTTTCGTGAAAGCCAACCTTGAAGGGCTTGAAGGCTCGGGAAGCACGGAAGCCTTCCTGGGACGCCTGAAAAAAGACGATGATGCCCCGGCAGTCTTTATCTTCATTCCGGATAAAGCAGGATACCAGGAAGTAACTCTGCTTGTAGAATACGAGGATGATTTCGGGGAGCACCAGCTTAGCGAGGACCTGACCTTCAATGTGGACCGACAGAAGGGGAGCATTATCCCCATTATACTGGGAGCAGTCCTGATTCTTGCAGCCACAGTCTTCTACATGAAAAAGAAAGGAAAGCTCTAA
- a CDS encoding ABC transporter permease: protein MLEKAKVSFFLAGRTITRGNKGITIFTVIVLTLIFVQLVLFSSMLAGVTLKFNELMVDFQTGNVVVEPREEERYIEDASALQKKIESLPQVVGTSARLKTSGNFHYKEKEMGVTVYGIDPENENFVTDLEDAVISGEFLSGPDRGEVILGREVSGGFGALMESRSLGGVEVGDTVEITINGKTREFRVKGIYTTRYFMVDAGAYISRADLEEMLGVQNRDFAQEIAVKTTEGTDEYETRTALLSLGIRENIRTWREFAGILRLIESTLGMIRDIMNVIGLLIAFVIIFVVIYVNIVNKKRQIGVQKAIGIEQNVIIASFVLQAMFYAGIGVILGFIFMRFGLAPYTAAHPVDIPLGSMSLKLDDAEAINRAVLLFLASIIGSVIPAYTLTQKDLLELIWGK, encoded by the coding sequence ATGCTTGAAAAAGCGAAAGTTTCCTTCTTCCTTGCCGGCCGAACCATAACAAGAGGCAATAAGGGGATCACAATCTTTACGGTCATTGTGCTGACCCTTATCTTCGTGCAGCTTGTGCTCTTTTCGAGCATGTTAGCCGGGGTCACGCTCAAGTTTAACGAGCTTATGGTGGACTTTCAGACCGGAAACGTCGTGGTCGAACCCAGGGAAGAGGAACGCTATATAGAGGACGCATCAGCTCTCCAGAAGAAGATCGAAAGCCTTCCCCAGGTGGTCGGGACTTCAGCTCGCCTGAAGACCTCGGGGAACTTCCACTACAAGGAAAAGGAAATGGGAGTCACGGTTTACGGGATTGATCCTGAGAATGAAAACTTTGTAACAGACCTCGAAGATGCCGTCATAAGCGGGGAATTCCTGAGCGGGCCCGACCGTGGGGAGGTAATCCTGGGCAGGGAAGTTTCGGGCGGCTTTGGAGCCCTGATGGAATCAAGGTCTTTGGGTGGCGTAGAAGTGGGAGATACGGTGGAAATCACAATCAACGGCAAAACCCGGGAGTTCAGAGTTAAGGGGATCTACACAACCCGCTACTTCATGGTCGATGCCGGGGCCTACATCAGCAGGGCGGACCTGGAAGAAATGCTCGGCGTACAGAATAGAGACTTTGCCCAGGAAATAGCTGTTAAGACAACAGAAGGCACGGATGAGTATGAGACCCGGACGGCTCTCCTCTCTCTGGGTATCAGGGAAAACATTCGCACCTGGCGCGAATTCGCAGGGATTCTCCGCCTGATCGAAAGCACCCTTGGGATGATTCGGGACATAATGAACGTGATCGGTCTCCTGATAGCTTTCGTGATCATCTTTGTAGTTATCTATGTAAACATCGTTAACAAAAAGAGGCAAATTGGAGTCCAGAAAGCCATAGGGATAGAGCAGAACGTAATCATAGCTTCCTTTGTGCTCCAAGCCATGTTCTACGCGGGAATTGGCGTCATCCTCGGATTCATTTTCATGCGTTTTGGGCTCGCCCCCTACACCGCAGCACACCCGGTGGACATACCTCTCGGCAGCATGAGCCTGAAGTTGGACGATGCCGAAGCCATAAACCGTGCAGTCCTCCTCTTCCTTGCCTCAATCATTGGCTCCGTTATCCCTGCCTACACACTGACGCAAAAAGACCTCCTGGAATTGATCTGGGGCAAATGA